TCACAGGTTTAAAAGCCATTATTGCAATTCACGATACCCGACTAGGCCCTGCGACGGGTGGTTGCCGTATGTGGGACTACGCCACCGAGGCTGAAGCGATCAATGATGTTCTGCGCCTTGCAAAAGGCATGACATACAAAAACGCCATGGCAAATCTTCCCATGGGCGGTGGTAAAGCAGTGATTATCGGCAACAGTAAACGCGATAAAACGCCTGAGTTGATGCATGCGTTTGGCCGTCATATTGAGCGTTTAGGTGGGCGTTATGTGTCTGCTGAAGATGTAGGCATCTCGCCTCAAGACATGGCCGAAGCTGCCACACAAACAGCACATATCGCTGGACTTGAGGGCAAGTCAGGCGACCCATCCCCATACACAGCCTACGGCACTTTTTTGGGCATTCAAGCTGCTCTCAAGCATCAAACAGGTCATGAATCGTTAGCCGGCAAGCGCGTGGCAGTGCAAGGGGTTGGGCACGTGGGCTATCACCTCTGCCGCCACCTCCACCAAGCAGGTGCACGCTTGATCGTCACAGATATCAACCAAGACGCGTTAAGCCGAGCAGCGCAAGAATTTAGCGCCACAGTGGTCGAAAGCGACTCGATTTACGACCAAGATGTAGATATTTACGCGCCGTGTGCATTGGGCGCTACCATCAACGACAATACCCTGAGCCGCCTTAAAGCGTCGATCATTGCAGGTGCAGCAAATAACCAACTCGCGACCGAAGCACATGACTTAATCCTCAAGCAACGCGGCATACTGTATGCGCCAGACTACGTCATTAATGCGGGCGGCATCATTAACGTATCCTACGAAAATGCCTACGACGCATCGGCCAGTAAGCAACAGGTTGAGGGTATTTATCAAACCTTAACCGACGTGTTTGACACAGCAAACAATCAAGATCTGCCGACTGGAAAAGTTGCAGCATCGTTCGCCCAGCAGCGGCTCAACGCAGCCTAAAAGCAGCACCTAAGAGCATGTTCATGATTGAGCACGCTCTTGGTGTTTTATTGGTCATTTCAATGACGTTTTTTGTTTTCGCTCTATATTCAGATAAATTGCACTGATACCATCTGCTGCAAGTTTATTGATGGCGCTAATGCCGTCCAATCATAGAGTTTTCATCCATGCTGTTGCCGCTCATCAAAGACGCGTTCAGACACAATTTAAAACCCGCTTTAGCACTTCAATCACTAGCGATTGTTCTCGTGTTGAGTTATTACTTTGTGCCTTCAACTCAGCCCGCGTTTAATTTCTTTGCCGACCTAAAATCAACCTATGGCATTCGCTACGCCATCATTTCTACTGCTATTTTTGGCGGTTTATTGCCGTTTATTTATTTACTATGGACGGGGCAAATTAAACGTCAACCGGTCGGTCAACTGATATTTTATGTAGTGCTTTGGGCGTGGCAAGGCGCATGTGTTGACGTGCTATATACGTATCAGGGAATTTGGTTTGGTCACGCTACAGATATAGCAACTTTAGCCACAAAAGTTGCTGTTGATCAGTTCATATTCAGCGCCTTTTACGCCGCCCCATTTTTAACACTGATGATGTTATGGAAAGAGCAAGGTTTTAACGCTGTAAAATGGAAGGCATCACTTAACCGGTCGTTGTTCATGCTGAAACTACCTGCAAATATCGCGTCCAATTGGCTCGTATGGATCCCCGCAGTTACGGCCATTTATTCCATGCCTGCGCCGCTACAAGTGCCACTGTTTAACTTAGTGTTATGTTTTTACGTGCTGCTATTAGCAGTGCTTAATCGAGATGAAAATCAATAACACATTGAGGCTTTGATGAAGCGCGACAGCTCTCATGCGCTTCATCTTCTAATGCCATTTAACACTCACCTACCCGCCCAAATGACACTTCTGATAGCAGCTTGGCTGACGCGGACACACTGCGCCGCGCGAACAAATGAGGCGCGCATCAATCTGAGCTCCGCGTTCGATCCAGTTGATATTGAGTATTTTCGACACGCTCATCAGTGACGTTTTGATCGCCGGAGGAATAGCGCTAGAGCCACCTGACTTCGCACAGACATCCTTCAAATCTGCGGCCATCGATAAAGCATCGCCTCCTTGCGCTTCAATGGCAGGGTTTAGATCTATACCGGCGCACAACACATGTTCGTTACCAGCCAAATCACTGACCTTCACCGATTCGCAACAATAAATTCGAGGTTCATCCCCCACATTTAGAATGGATATTTGAGCCGACGATCCAGAGCTCGGTTCATTGATCATCCGAAAAACTGCCCAGTGCTGACACGGATCCTGCACTTCGCGCATATTTCCCCAAGGCAATGGAATGCCATTGCCTCGATACACAGCTTTGAGTTTTCCTGGGGCATAGGCATCAAAGTAGTGCCAATGTGAATAGGGAGAAACTGCCGTCATTCGGCGCATTGCTACAGACGCCGAGACGTCCACCAGCTTGTTCACGCCAATCTCATAACCTTGACGATCTAATAGCTGGCGAAATGGCACTTTCGGGCATAATAACGCGCCTGCAAAAAAGCTTGATTCGAAGCCACGCCAGGCGTCGAGAATATCTTTTTGGTCAACAGTGGTAGAGCTCACTCGATTTAATTCATCGTCATCAACCTTGCTGCCGCCCACCGATAGCACGGTATTCAGGCCTTCTTTGTTGTGCAATACACAATGACCGATATGGCGAGCCAACTCATATTTAAGGCGCGTGGGATGTTTTTTTAATCGGTTGTTGAGTTGAATCACATTGGGCGCGTCAAAAAACGAAGTCAACACGGCTTGTGAGCGCATGCCTGATTCATCAATCACTTCTTGCGGGGCACGATCAAACCATTTCACTCGTAAGCCCAAATTCGCCACAATCACCCGTAAGTCATCCACACTTAGGGGCAGCCGCTTTAAGCCCACCTCTTCAGCTGCCCGTTCCAAGTCAGGAAAGTGATTTTGATGATGTTCTTGGTGAGCACGAATTAGTAGCTGAGCAAACTTGCGTCCGCTGGTGCCTGTTTGCGACAGCATTTCAGGAATGGCAATTTGTAAAATCTCGTTCGAGAACAGAAAACTTGGCTCAAGTGCCATGCCCCCAATACCGCCACGGCGACCTTTGAGCGGTGTAATATCTTGCTCTTCTGGTTCGTCATCTAAAAACCAGTCCACCTCTTTTTGAAACACCGCTGCGATGACGGCCAGCATTGCAGCGCTGGGCACCCGCTTGCCTCGCTCAATCATGGAGAGGTATGAAACCGAAGGCGCAGTTTCGAGATCAACCCGAACACACCGCGCCGACAAATCTTCCATGGTTAGGTTATTGCGTTTGCGAAGGTTTCTGATTTTCGTACCGAGAAAGTGACTCTTTCTCATTAAGCTTGTGTTTGTCTTCATTTTGTAAAATTCACAGTGTGAAATTTTTATTGTGAAATTCTAGTGAATATTTGGTTATGCTACAAATCAAGCAACATATCAGACTAGTGAAATTAGAATGACCTCACAGTCTGAACACAAATACAACAATGCTTGCTTGATACACACTCCAAATTTGGTGTGACCCATTGGAGAGAGAAATGAACCCGGAGGATAGGCGCATGAATATGCCAGCAGAAAAAAACAATCACATCCATCAGGGCTTTTACAACTTCGTTAATGAAGACGTATTGCCAATGACTTCATTAAATGCAGTTCAATTTTGGAGTGACTTTGAGCAGTTAATTGCTGATCTAGCACCACGCAATCGCCAGCTTTTAAGCATTCGTCAAGAAATGCAAAGCGCGATTGATGAGTATCATCACCAGCATCAGGGCGAATGCTTTAATGCTGAAGCTTATGAAGCCTTCTTGCGCAGTATCGGCTATCTGGTAGAGGAAGGAAAAAGCTTCTGTGTGAGCACCACACACGTGGATCATGAAATTGCCTCCATTGCTGGGCCACAACTGGTAGTGCCTATCGCCAACGAAAGGTTTGCGTTGAATGCCGCAAACGCTCGCTGGGGAAGCATGTACGACGCCCTTTACGGCACCAATGTCATTCCACATACTAAAGGATTAAAACCTTGCAAGCTCTACAATGAGGCACGCGGCAAAGCGGTGATCGAACACGCTAGAGACTACCTCGACCGAGTGTTTCCGCTTGAATCCGGCTCACATCATAATGTTTCGAACTACATGGTGTATTACAAGCATATGTTGGCTTGCTTCCCGGACGGTACTCATAGCGGTTTGAAAACGCCATGTCAGTTTGTTGCATTAACGGGCCACAAAGAAGAACCCACTTCCATTGTTCTGCGCAACAATGGATTGCACGCTGAAATCATTATTAACCGTCAAGGTAAAATTGGTGAGCACGATATTGCAGGTGTTGACGACATCATGATTGAGTCAGCCCTGACCACTATCATGGACTTTGAGGATTCAGTATCAACGGTCGATGCCGACGACAAAATCCATGCCTACAAAAACTGGTTAGGATTAATGCGCGGCGACCTTCGGGCCACGTTTGAAAAAGACGGTAGTACTCACATTCGCTGTATGAACAAAGATCGTTTCTACACCGACAAAAATGGTGAAGAATATCGAGTTCATGGCCGCGCCTTACTGCTCGCCAGAAACGTGGGTCACCTGATGACCACAGAGTTAATGTTGGACTCTCAAGGCTCACTCGCGCCCGAAGGCATTGTAGACGCGGTTATCACCGGATTAATCGGCTCACTTGATCTTCAGCAGGACACCACGCACAAAGCCATCCGTAACAGTCGCTCGGGCAGTATTTACATTGTAAAACCCAAAATGCATGGCCCAGATGAAGTTGCATTTACCTGCGAATTATTTAATCGAGTTGAAGATATGTTGGGCCTCGAGCGCAATACCATGAAAATAGGCATTATGGATGAAGAGCGCCGCACCACAGTCAATTTGAAAGAATGTATCCGTATGGCAAAAGACCGTTTAGTTTTCATCAATACCGGCTTTTTAGACAGAACCGGAGATGAGATTCATACCAGCATGCATGCCGGTCCATTTTTGCCAAAAGCTCAAATTAAAGAGCAGCCATGGATTAGCGCTTACGAAAATTGGAACGTTGATATAGGACTTGAATGTGGGCTTCCGGGTCATGCGCAAATTGGCAAAGGCATGTGGGCCATGCCCGATGAAATGGCTCAGATGATGGAGACAAAAATCGACCACCCACGTGCTGGAGCAAACACAGCGTGGGTTCCTTCTCCTACCGCCGCAACCTTGCATGCCTTGCACTACCATGATGTAGACGTTCAGGCAGTACAAAATCGGCTTAAACAGCGCAGTCGGGCAAGTTTAACTGACATACTAACAATTCCGTTGTTGCCCGCCGAGGGGCGTCATAGCTTAACCAACGAACAGATAGAACGAGAGCTAGAGAATAATATCCAAGGGATTTTAGGCTACGTTGTTCGATGGGTGGAAATGGGAGTTGGCTGCTCTAAAGTGCCTGATATTAACCATATCGGCCTAATGGAAGACCGTGCAACGTTGCGAATCTCCAGCCAGCACATCGCAAACTGGCTGAATCATCACATTTGCAATGACATGCAAGTGCTAGAAATTATGGAGCGCATGGCACACGTTGTTGATGCACAGAATAAAGGTATATCGGGCTACGTTGCCATGACGCCGAATACCGACCAAAGCCTAGCTTTTCAAGCCGCAAAAGATCTGATATTTGAAGGTAAATCGCAACCGAGTGGTTATACCGAACCATTGTTGCATCACTACCGACAATTGGCCAAAAATAGATAATACGTTGAACTAAAGCTCGCTTATAAAAACAATAGAGCTTCGACACAAAGCGACATTAAGATCGTACCGCTGTGCCCTACATGCACACATCCCAACCTTAAAGAGCCCTTTCGGGCTCTTTTTTTATAGACAGGTAAAACTCCCAGAAAATCAATTGTTACGCATTTGCGTTCTAACTTAGATCCAAGCTGTCTAAATGAGGCTCAACACTTCACTAAAATTAACCTTGGTTGCAAAAGTCAAAGGAGAGCTGACCATGCAAGACATCATTGATGATGTAACGCAATATCTATCGTTAACCCACGAAGTGAAAGATCCCTCAGGCATTATTGATATTGGGGATAAATTCACACTCACTTTTACCATCACCAATACCGCGCCACCGCGCACCAATGTGTCCATACCGGCCATTCGGTTTGTCGGGCTTTACCTATCTGTGTATGAAACACGCTATGCGCGCCCTCACATTGAAGGCAGTGACACAGTATCATCGGCGGTAGGCGATGATTTTTTTCCTTCATCCATTCGGGCTGGTGAAAGTGCCACTGTCGATATGACATTTGTAGCGATAAGCGCCATCACCAACCCCGTCAGCTTAGTCATCGAAAAGGTTGCTGATGCTATCGTCAATGCTTCGCTAGATTTTGAGGAGTATTTTCAGATCAGTAAGGAGTTTGAGGTTTCAACGAATATATTCCCTCGGATTAATGTGGGTCGCCCAAGTCCCGTCATTGACCGTCCTCGAAGAGAGCTGCCATAGTGAGGCTTCTGTCAGAAATTGATGATTAATGAGCTTTTCACTCGTTAATCATCATCTAAATCTTTTAAATGATCAATACGAAGATGCTCAGGTAGGATTTCTTCTTCGTTTTCGATTTCTTTTTCATACTCGCGACGATCAAATTCCTTAGCCGCAGTGAATAACTTCAATTGGCTATGATAATAGGTTTTTTCATCAACACTGGCTGC
The DNA window shown above is from Echinimonas agarilytica and carries:
- a CDS encoding Glu/Leu/Phe/Val dehydrogenase dimerization domain-containing protein, with the protein product MSLFDQPAFDAHEQVVFCHDQLTGLKAIIAIHDTRLGPATGGCRMWDYATEAEAINDVLRLAKGMTYKNAMANLPMGGGKAVIIGNSKRDKTPELMHAFGRHIERLGGRYVSAEDVGISPQDMAEAATQTAHIAGLEGKSGDPSPYTAYGTFLGIQAALKHQTGHESLAGKRVAVQGVGHVGYHLCRHLHQAGARLIVTDINQDALSRAAQEFSATVVESDSIYDQDVDIYAPCALGATINDNTLSRLKASIIAGAANNQLATEAHDLILKQRGILYAPDYVINAGGIINVSYENAYDASASKQQVEGIYQTLTDVFDTANNQDLPTGKVAASFAQQRLNAA
- a CDS encoding DUF3612 domain-containing protein — its product is MKTNTSLMRKSHFLGTKIRNLRKRNNLTMEDLSARCVRVDLETAPSVSYLSMIERGKRVPSAAMLAVIAAVFQKEVDWFLDDEPEEQDITPLKGRRGGIGGMALEPSFLFSNEILQIAIPEMLSQTGTSGRKFAQLLIRAHQEHHQNHFPDLERAAEEVGLKRLPLSVDDLRVIVANLGLRVKWFDRAPQEVIDESGMRSQAVLTSFFDAPNVIQLNNRLKKHPTRLKYELARHIGHCVLHNKEGLNTVLSVGGSKVDDDELNRVSSTTVDQKDILDAWRGFESSFFAGALLCPKVPFRQLLDRQGYEIGVNKLVDVSASVAMRRMTAVSPYSHWHYFDAYAPGKLKAVYRGNGIPLPWGNMREVQDPCQHWAVFRMINEPSSGSSAQISILNVGDEPRIYCCESVKVSDLAGNEHVLCAGIDLNPAIEAQGGDALSMAADLKDVCAKSGGSSAIPPAIKTSLMSVSKILNINWIERGAQIDARLICSRGAVCPRQPSCYQKCHLGG
- a CDS encoding malate synthase G; the protein is MNMPAEKNNHIHQGFYNFVNEDVLPMTSLNAVQFWSDFEQLIADLAPRNRQLLSIRQEMQSAIDEYHHQHQGECFNAEAYEAFLRSIGYLVEEGKSFCVSTTHVDHEIASIAGPQLVVPIANERFALNAANARWGSMYDALYGTNVIPHTKGLKPCKLYNEARGKAVIEHARDYLDRVFPLESGSHHNVSNYMVYYKHMLACFPDGTHSGLKTPCQFVALTGHKEEPTSIVLRNNGLHAEIIINRQGKIGEHDIAGVDDIMIESALTTIMDFEDSVSTVDADDKIHAYKNWLGLMRGDLRATFEKDGSTHIRCMNKDRFYTDKNGEEYRVHGRALLLARNVGHLMTTELMLDSQGSLAPEGIVDAVITGLIGSLDLQQDTTHKAIRNSRSGSIYIVKPKMHGPDEVAFTCELFNRVEDMLGLERNTMKIGIMDEERRTTVNLKECIRMAKDRLVFINTGFLDRTGDEIHTSMHAGPFLPKAQIKEQPWISAYENWNVDIGLECGLPGHAQIGKGMWAMPDEMAQMMETKIDHPRAGANTAWVPSPTAATLHALHYHDVDVQAVQNRLKQRSRASLTDILTIPLLPAEGRHSLTNEQIERELENNIQGILGYVVRWVEMGVGCSKVPDINHIGLMEDRATLRISSQHIANWLNHHICNDMQVLEIMERMAHVVDAQNKGISGYVAMTPNTDQSLAFQAAKDLIFEGKSQPSGYTEPLLHHYRQLAKNR